From Terriglobia bacterium, the proteins below share one genomic window:
- a CDS encoding methyltransferase domain-containing protein — protein sequence MPAATETAAAPDRNPAARFSNRVDNYVRYRPDYPDEILDCLVKEAGLTPAWVIADVGSGTGILSAKFLKCGNVVYAVEPNDEMRAAAEKRLRGHAGFISIKAAAEATSLPADSVDLIVAGQAFHWFDQERTRAEFLRILKSPGWVALVWNTRKTDSSPFFRDYERLLQTFALDYRQVDHRNVTAESLRGFSPLLQKRTFPNARDLDFESLKGNLLSASYAPLPGHPNFEPMMAELERIFSRHENGGIVRVEYETELYFGRLQKFVNG from the coding sequence ATACCCGCTGCCACGGAAACGGCAGCGGCGCCGGATCGAAACCCGGCAGCGCGCTTTTCCAATCGGGTCGACAATTATGTGCGCTACCGGCCTGATTATCCGGATGAGATCCTGGACTGCCTCGTCAAGGAAGCGGGACTCACGCCCGCCTGGGTGATTGCCGATGTCGGTTCGGGGACAGGCATTCTGTCCGCTAAGTTCTTGAAGTGCGGGAATGTCGTGTACGCCGTAGAACCCAATGACGAGATGCGCGCGGCCGCAGAGAAGCGGTTACGCGGGCACGCCGGTTTCATCAGCATCAAGGCAGCCGCAGAAGCAACCTCGCTGCCTGCGGACTCGGTGGATCTGATCGTTGCCGGACAGGCTTTCCATTGGTTCGACCAGGAGCGGACGCGGGCGGAATTCCTCAGGATTCTGAAGTCTCCAGGATGGGTCGCGCTGGTGTGGAACACCCGCAAGACGGACAGCTCTCCTTTTTTCCGCGATTATGAACGGCTGCTGCAAACCTTCGCCCTCGATTACCGGCAGGTCGATCACCGCAACGTCACGGCAGAGTCGTTGCGCGGCTTCTCGCCTCTCCTGCAAAAGCGCACATTCCCCAACGCCCGGGATCTCGATTTCGAAAGTCTCAAAGGTAATCTGCTTTCTGCCTCGTATGCCCCGCTGCCGGGCCACCCGAACTTCGAGCCCATGATGGCGGAACTCGAACGCATTTTTTCACGCCATGAAAATGGCGGCATCGTGCGCGTCGAATACGAAACCGAACTTTACTTCGGCCGGCTCCAGAAATTCGTCAATGGGTAG
- a CDS encoding serine/threonine protein kinase has translation MISSPVGRLISSGPMPAGGFTPGMVLSGRYRIIGLLGRGGMGEVYRADDLKLGQPVALKFLPKGLVDDPVRRERFYAEVRIARQVSHPNICRVYDISELDGRHFLTMEYIDGEDLASLLKRIGNLHGTKALDVARQLCAGLAAAHNKGVLHRDLKPANVMIDGRGHVRITDFGLAVAAGEEVPAGDVSGTPAYMAPEQFAGKGASVQSDIYALGLVLYELYTGRRAFDAKSLAELRAKKEGAPPAAPSEITSDIDPIVERVILRCIEIDPRQRPGSAVQVAAALPGGDPLAAALAAGETPSPEMVAASGSTEGLRPWVAWSCLAFVIVGIGAAVLLGRQALLFQRVPVDKPPEVLVERARDILKIAGYTEPLVDSAYGFESNAQFYNPQKPDSSAKPWDHPPAFTIQFWYRQSPTYLEHWSPGQIKSENVRGGVDFIDPPMLPGEAVVWLDSRGNLTHLRVIPREADTLPDGSQPPDWAALFGAAGIDPAQFTPEAPKMTPPVYADARAAWTGVLPDLPQESIRIEAAARHGRPVSWRLIAPSWDDPSARRILSSGSVGSTPSITIFFVCFFLVCLVGGVLLARRNLCMGRGDRRGAVRLAWFAFVMTEIAWVFAEHHVPTAGELSRFVMSAGDALFWSGALWLVYIALEPFIRRRWPGALVAWNRLLAGSLRDPLVGRDLLAGCVAGVVWVMLNYLRYPVAAWFGAPQVQPWAGLGMGTLYLLSGVHAIIAGLSGLVIHCLIFAFISLFALFLLRLLLKRTWGAAVGYIAIFMALNGAGWNSLPIELIFMVLLFSVYVFIQLRFGVVALAAAYLFASILFGFPITMHPSAWYSGIGLIGLGLLLALTLYAFRTSLGGRPIFGRTTLEDYANINDRHEW, from the coding sequence ATGATTTCATCTCCGGTCGGCCGCCTGATTTCCTCCGGCCCCATGCCCGCCGGCGGATTCACCCCCGGCATGGTTCTCTCCGGCCGGTACCGCATCATCGGGTTGCTCGGGCGCGGCGGCATGGGCGAGGTCTACCGCGCCGACGATCTGAAGCTGGGGCAGCCGGTGGCGCTGAAGTTCCTACCCAAGGGATTGGTCGACGATCCCGTCCGGCGCGAGCGCTTTTATGCCGAGGTGCGCATCGCCCGGCAGGTCTCGCATCCTAACATCTGCCGCGTCTACGATATCTCCGAACTCGACGGCCGGCATTTCCTCACCATGGAGTACATCGACGGCGAGGACCTCGCGTCGCTCTTGAAGCGCATCGGCAACCTGCACGGGACGAAGGCGCTCGACGTCGCCCGGCAATTGTGCGCTGGGCTGGCGGCGGCGCACAACAAGGGGGTCCTGCATCGGGACCTGAAGCCGGCGAACGTGATGATCGACGGCCGCGGCCACGTGCGCATCACCGACTTCGGCCTGGCCGTGGCGGCAGGGGAAGAGGTCCCGGCCGGGGACGTCTCGGGCACGCCTGCCTACATGGCGCCGGAGCAGTTCGCAGGCAAGGGCGCCTCGGTGCAAAGCGACATCTACGCTCTGGGCCTCGTGCTCTATGAGCTGTACACGGGCCGGCGCGCCTTCGATGCGAAGTCATTGGCGGAGCTGCGGGCGAAGAAGGAGGGCGCGCCGCCGGCTGCTCCCTCGGAGATTACCAGCGATATCGATCCAATCGTTGAGCGGGTCATCCTGCGCTGCATCGAGATAGATCCGCGCCAGCGCCCGGGTTCGGCCGTGCAGGTGGCGGCCGCGCTCCCCGGCGGTGATCCGCTCGCAGCGGCGCTGGCCGCGGGCGAGACGCCATCTCCAGAGATGGTAGCAGCGTCGGGAAGCACGGAAGGACTCCGCCCTTGGGTAGCCTGGTCCTGCCTGGCCTTCGTGATCGTGGGCATCGGCGCGGCAGTATTGCTGGGCCGGCAAGCCCTGCTCTTTCAGCGCGTGCCGGTAGACAAGCCGCCGGAAGTACTCGTCGAGCGGGCTCGAGACATTCTGAAGATTGCCGGTTACACAGAACCCCTCGTTGACAGCGCATACGGCTTTGAATCGAACGCTCAGTTTTACAATCCGCAGAAGCCGGATTCGTCGGCCAAGCCCTGGGACCATCCGCCTGCATTCACGATCCAATTCTGGTACCGACAGTCCCCGACCTACCTTGAACATTGGAGCCCTGGGCAGATCAAGTCTGAAAATGTCCGGGGTGGAGTCGATTTCATAGATCCTCCCATGCTTCCTGGTGAGGCGGTGGTCTGGCTGGATTCGCGCGGCAACCTGACTCATCTGCGCGTGATCCCCCGGGAAGCGGACACATTGCCCGACGGGTCGCAGCCGCCCGACTGGGCTGCGCTTTTTGGGGCGGCCGGCATCGACCCCGCGCAATTCACGCCGGAAGCACCTAAGATGACTCCGCCGGTATACGCGGATGCGCGCGCCGCGTGGACGGGAGTGCTGCCGGATCTTCCCCAGGAGTCGATACGCATTGAAGCGGCTGCGCGCCATGGCCGGCCTGTTTCGTGGCGCCTGATCGCACCCTCCTGGGACGACCCTTCGGCCCGCCGAATCCTTTCATCGGGATCTGTGGGAAGCACTCCCAGTATAACAATATTCTTTGTCTGCTTTTTTCTCGTGTGTCTTGTGGGGGGCGTGCTGCTGGCCCGGCGCAACCTGTGCATGGGTCGTGGCGACCGGCGCGGGGCCGTTCGCCTGGCGTGGTTTGCCTTCGTCATGACCGAAATCGCGTGGGTCTTTGCCGAACATCATGTGCCGACGGCTGGAGAGCTAAGCCGGTTCGTCATGTCCGCCGGGGATGCTCTGTTCTGGAGCGGCGCGCTCTGGCTTGTGTATATTGCCCTGGAGCCATTCATCCGGCGCCGGTGGCCCGGTGCGCTGGTTGCCTGGAACCGTCTTCTTGCGGGGAGCCTTAGGGATCCTCTGGTCGGCCGTGACCTGCTGGCCGGTTGTGTGGCGGGCGTCGTATGGGTGATGCTCAATTATCTCAGATACCCTGTTGCAGCATGGTTCGGCGCCCCACAGGTGCAGCCCTGGGCCGGTCTCGGAATGGGGACGCTATATCTCTTGTCTGGCGTTCATGCAATCATCGCCGGCCTCTCAGGCCTGGTGATCCATTGCTTGATATTTGCTTTTATTTCTCTGTTCGCTCTTTTTCTGCTCCGGCTCCTGCTTAAGAGAACGTGGGGGGCAGCAGTCGGGTATATCGCGATATTTATGGCCTTGAATGGTGCCGGCTGGAACTCGTTGCCGATCGAACTGATCTTCATGGTGCTGCTTTTCTCCGTTTACGTGTTCATTCAGTTGCGTTTTGGCGTCGTGGCACTCGCGGCGGCATACCTATTTGCATCTATACTATTCGGCTTTCCAATTACCATGCACCCGTCAGCCTGGTATTCAGGGATTGGGCTTATCGGACTTGGCCTCTTGCTCGCCTTGACGCTTTACGCCTTCCGCACCTCCCTCGGCGGCCGGCCCATCTTCGGCCGCACCACCCTCGAGGACTATGCGAATATCAATGACCGGCACGAATGGTAA
- a CDS encoding TonB-dependent receptor yields MVRAVAKPALFSLPLILFFASIAAAQAPTTGGLTGTVKDPSGAVVPGAEVKAKNARTGSEFRAVANETGVWTIPAVPSGNYAVTVNAPGFLTATVKEISVDAGAQAPVNFTLEIGLRNEVVVTASKFEEEVVNAPAAATVIPQETMRDSPSKNVAEVLRSVPGMNVIQASARQFSVTSRSASGVLPSSQLVLIDGRTIYIDYLGAADWEFVPTGLDEIDQVEVIRGPASAVWGTYALNGVVNIVTKRPREMLGTTLSLGMGTFDRSGGAADSNRGSQYYLSAAHAQALNDRWAFKITAGASTQDAFAQPQGAIPNPYLTPYPPYPNAGATQSKLNVRLDHDLPDGKQHYTFAGGYAAGSGIYYSGMGPSKADASDKAGYGKADYVRGALRVTGYVNTFSARDTYLLFVDPAGQPLRWQPRAQIYHVEFGNSRMLGAKHLISYGGSFRHMEVKAPQMPGVRRHDEGGAYFQDEILLSDHFRWVTGVRIDKFDNLKGAILSPRTTFMIKPTAGQTFRISYNRAYVAPWTQLNYFQDTGMSGIDLGLIDPQLAGNYFSFPLRVSGNGDLKEQSLNAYEVGYTAMVARGRASLGAAFYVNDSKGDFYWLQTVSYASDNPPPGWPLPPFVLDALIAANAMGPGKGLPALIATQNAGKVRNKGLELSADVRLNRYLGGSANYSWQAKPVANEIGLWGINLQPAHRFNAGLNLDYKRHLGRVSVGYVGSAYWNDVINTIYSGPTKAYTVVNASGGISWRAGKYMTMLKVSNVANSPIQNHVWGDILKRQISGELRVRF; encoded by the coding sequence ATGGTTCGAGCAGTGGCAAAGCCCGCTCTCTTCTCTCTGCCCCTGATTCTGTTTTTTGCGTCGATCGCCGCAGCTCAGGCGCCGACGACCGGAGGCTTGACAGGCACGGTGAAAGATCCATCCGGTGCGGTAGTCCCGGGAGCGGAAGTCAAGGCGAAGAATGCCCGGACAGGATCCGAATTCAGAGCCGTCGCAAACGAAACTGGCGTCTGGACCATTCCTGCCGTCCCAAGCGGGAACTACGCAGTCACCGTGAACGCGCCCGGTTTTCTGACAGCCACCGTGAAGGAAATATCGGTGGACGCCGGCGCCCAGGCGCCGGTGAATTTTACCTTGGAGATCGGCCTCAGAAACGAGGTCGTAGTCACGGCCTCGAAGTTCGAGGAGGAAGTTGTGAACGCGCCCGCCGCGGCGACGGTCATCCCGCAGGAGACGATGCGGGACTCGCCGTCCAAAAACGTGGCGGAGGTGCTGCGCTCCGTGCCCGGGATGAACGTCATACAGGCATCAGCGCGCCAATTCTCCGTCACCAGCCGCTCCGCGAGCGGAGTGCTGCCTAGCTCCCAGCTCGTGCTGATCGACGGGCGCACGATCTATATCGATTATCTCGGCGCTGCCGACTGGGAATTCGTGCCGACAGGCCTCGACGAAATCGATCAGGTTGAGGTAATCCGCGGGCCGGCGTCGGCGGTTTGGGGCACCTATGCCTTGAACGGTGTCGTCAATATCGTCACCAAACGGCCGCGCGAGATGCTCGGGACGACGCTCTCACTTGGAATGGGGACATTCGACCGTTCGGGCGGGGCCGCCGACAGCAACAGAGGCTCTCAATATTACTTGAGTGCCGCGCACGCCCAGGCCTTGAACGATCGCTGGGCATTCAAGATCACCGCCGGCGCCTCCACACAGGATGCGTTCGCTCAGCCGCAGGGCGCCATCCCGAATCCCTATCTGACACCCTATCCCCCGTATCCAAACGCGGGCGCGACTCAGTCGAAGTTGAACGTGCGGCTCGATCATGACCTGCCAGATGGGAAGCAGCACTATACATTCGCGGGCGGCTATGCCGCAGGCAGCGGGATTTATTATTCCGGTATGGGTCCCAGCAAGGCCGACGCCAGCGACAAAGCCGGTTACGGAAAGGCGGATTACGTCCGTGGCGCACTGAGGGTCACGGGCTATGTCAATACTTTCAGCGCCAGGGATACTTATTTACTGTTTGTCGACCCCGCCGGACAACCGTTACGATGGCAGCCCAGAGCCCAGATTTACCACGTCGAGTTCGGGAACTCCCGCATGCTGGGGGCGAAACATCTGATCAGCTACGGCGGCAGTTTCCGCCACATGGAGGTCAAAGCACCGCAGATGCCGGGAGTCAGACGGCACGATGAAGGGGGCGCCTATTTCCAGGACGAGATCCTCCTCTCCGATCACTTCCGCTGGGTCACCGGGGTGCGTATCGACAAGTTCGATAATCTGAAGGGCGCAATCCTATCACCCCGCACGACATTCATGATCAAGCCGACAGCGGGCCAGACCTTCCGCATCTCGTACAATCGGGCGTACGTTGCTCCGTGGACCCAGCTTAACTACTTTCAGGACACCGGGATGTCCGGGATCGACCTCGGCCTGATCGACCCGCAGCTCGCGGGCAACTATTTTAGTTTCCCGCTGCGTGTGTCGGGCAACGGGGACCTCAAGGAACAGTCGCTCAATGCCTACGAGGTCGGCTACACCGCAATGGTGGCCCGGGGCCGGGCCAGCCTTGGCGCCGCGTTCTACGTCAACGACAGCAAGGGCGATTTTTACTGGTTGCAGACCGTTTCGTACGCATCGGACAACCCGCCGCCGGGCTGGCCGCTGCCTCCGTTTGTGCTGGACGCACTGATTGCCGCCAATGCCATGGGGCCCGGCAAGGGTTTGCCGGCGCTCATTGCCACCCAGAACGCCGGCAAGGTCAGAAACAAGGGACTCGAGCTCAGCGCCGACGTGCGTCTCAATCGCTACCTCGGCGGTTCAGCCAACTATTCGTGGCAAGCCAAGCCGGTGGCAAACGAAATCGGCCTTTGGGGCATCAACCTCCAGCCCGCGCACCGCTTCAACGCAGGCCTGAACCTGGACTATAAGCGCCATCTGGGCCGTGTGTCTGTCGGCTATGTGGGCAGCGCCTATTGGAATGACGTGATTAACACGATTTACAGCGGTCCTACCAAGGCCTACACCGTGGTCAACGCCAGCGGCGGTATAAGTTGGCGCGCCGGCAAATACATGACCATGTTGAAAGTGTCCAACGTGGCCAACTCGCCGATCCAAAACCACGTGTGGGGCGACATCCTCAAGCGCCAGATCTCCGGCGAACTCAGGGTGCGCTTCTGA
- a CDS encoding DUF6364 family protein — translation MKNITLSIDEQVLATVRRYAAERESSVNGLVREFLTGIAKSEDRARAARRRIRELSKKSKGRIGSLSWKRESLHDR, via the coding sequence ATGAAGAACATCACTTTAAGTATCGACGAACAAGTGTTGGCGACGGTGCGGCGCTATGCAGCTGAGCGCGAATCCTCGGTGAACGGCCTGGTCCGCGAGTTTCTTACTGGCATCGCCAAGAGCGAAGATCGCGCGCGCGCTGCGCGCCGGCGGATTCGAGAACTGAGCAAGAAATCCAAGGGGCGCATTGGAAGCCTCTCCTGGAAGCGTGAGAGCCTGCATGACCGTTGA
- a CDS encoding PIN domain-containing protein: MTVDSFLDTNILVYAAAGFGPELPKRKRALDLIENENFGLSAQVLQEFYVTVVRKIQVPLSPVAAMEWIEQLESFPCLPVDSGFVKIAIETSVRHRLAYWDAAILTAAEILGAKILYSEDLNHGQQYGPVRVCNPFRPR; the protein is encoded by the coding sequence ATGACCGTTGACTCTTTCCTGGATACGAACATCCTGGTATACGCGGCCGCGGGCTTTGGCCCGGAGCTGCCGAAGCGCAAGCGCGCGCTGGATTTGATCGAAAACGAGAATTTCGGTCTGTCCGCTCAAGTGCTGCAGGAATTTTATGTGACGGTGGTACGGAAAATCCAGGTTCCATTGTCTCCAGTGGCGGCGATGGAATGGATTGAGCAACTGGAATCTTTCCCGTGTCTCCCGGTCGATTCGGGATTCGTCAAGATTGCCATCGAGACGAGCGTGCGTCATAGGCTCGCATACTGGGACGCCGCCATTCTAACTGCCGCTGAGATTCTGGGCGCCAAAATCCTGTACAGCGAGGACCTCAATCATGGCCAACAATACGGCCCGGTTCGAGTCTGCAATCCGTTCCGGCCTCGCTGA
- a CDS encoding amidase, translating into MGAGKVRNSRRNFLKAVPVAVAGAVAPKAWAQGQAPQNAGPVTADTIKAAEVLDGVKFTPEEETAAVRGANSNLNNYNRLRQLNIPQDTEPAYVFKPSLPGKETKGPATPGAAIKYSKPTQALKRPANLEDVAFWPVTRLATLIERKLVTSTELTNMYLSRLKKYQPILNFYVTLTEDLALKQAAEADRAIAAGKYKGPLHGIPWGAKDLFATKGIKTTWGGEPYVDQVFDYDATIVERLRDAGAVLVAKLTLGALAQGDQWFGGRTNNPWQPDPRKASSGSSGSSAGPGSATAAGCVGFGIGTETRGSIMSPTSVNGVVGLRPTYGRISRYGAMALSTTMDKVGPLCRYVEDCVVVFNSIYGPDKRDGSVADAAFRWDPLAPLSGYTIAYAKTAFENAGQRGGGRGPAAAAPAGAAAGAGAAAGAAGAAGVAAGARGDAAARGGRGAMTPEAQAAQAAQGAEIKKMYDDVLEVYRKLGAKLVPIDVPPEINQISNAIGFILETESGASFDAATRSGDINKLMAPATSRSSWPNTFRQARLVPAVEYIQAMRARTLLLRLFDDFMSKYDALLEPGTGGTLGATNLTGHPAIALKCGFIGGLPRPLMLTGRLYEEATICRIALAFEQATEWKDRHPSLTA; encoded by the coding sequence ATGGGCGCAGGCAAGGTTCGCAATTCACGTCGCAATTTCCTGAAAGCTGTGCCGGTAGCGGTGGCCGGCGCGGTGGCGCCGAAAGCGTGGGCGCAGGGACAGGCCCCGCAAAATGCCGGGCCGGTGACCGCTGACACGATCAAGGCGGCCGAGGTTCTCGACGGCGTCAAATTCACGCCCGAGGAAGAAACGGCAGCAGTTCGCGGCGCGAATTCAAACCTCAACAACTACAACCGCCTTCGCCAGCTCAACATTCCTCAGGACACCGAGCCGGCCTACGTGTTCAAGCCTTCGCTCCCGGGCAAAGAAACGAAGGGCCCGGCGACGCCCGGCGCGGCGATCAAATACTCCAAACCGACGCAAGCGTTGAAGCGCCCGGCCAATCTCGAGGACGTCGCGTTCTGGCCGGTCACGAGGCTGGCCACGCTCATCGAACGCAAGCTGGTCACGTCGACCGAGCTTACCAACATGTATTTGTCGCGCCTGAAGAAGTATCAGCCGATTCTCAATTTCTATGTGACGCTCACCGAGGACCTTGCCCTCAAACAGGCTGCCGAAGCCGACCGCGCCATCGCCGCCGGCAAATATAAAGGCCCGCTCCACGGCATTCCCTGGGGCGCGAAAGACCTGTTCGCCACCAAAGGCATCAAGACTACCTGGGGGGGCGAACCGTATGTCGATCAGGTTTTCGATTATGACGCCACCATCGTCGAGAGGCTGCGGGATGCGGGGGCCGTGCTGGTCGCGAAGCTGACACTCGGCGCGCTCGCGCAGGGCGACCAGTGGTTCGGCGGCCGAACGAACAACCCGTGGCAGCCCGATCCCAGGAAGGCCTCGTCGGGATCGAGCGGATCGTCGGCCGGGCCGGGATCGGCGACCGCCGCCGGGTGCGTCGGGTTCGGCATCGGCACCGAGACCCGCGGTTCCATCATGTCGCCCACATCGGTGAACGGCGTCGTCGGACTGCGCCCGACGTACGGCCGCATCAGCCGTTACGGCGCGATGGCGCTGTCGACGACAATGGACAAGGTCGGCCCCCTGTGCCGGTACGTCGAGGACTGCGTCGTCGTATTCAACTCCATCTACGGGCCGGACAAGCGTGACGGCAGCGTTGCCGACGCCGCGTTCCGGTGGGATCCGCTCGCGCCGCTTTCGGGCTACACGATCGCGTATGCGAAGACCGCGTTCGAGAACGCCGGCCAGCGTGGCGGCGGTCGCGGACCGGCAGCCGCTGCGCCCGCTGGGGCTGCGGCCGGCGCGGGTGCAGCAGCGGGCGCGGCAGGTGCGGCTGGAGTTGCGGCTGGAGCGCGCGGGGACGCCGCCGCGCGGGGCGGACGCGGCGCAATGACGCCGGAGGCACAGGCGGCACAAGCCGCACAGGGTGCCGAGATCAAGAAAATGTACGACGATGTTCTCGAGGTCTACCGCAAGCTCGGCGCGAAGCTCGTGCCCATCGACGTGCCGCCCGAAATCAACCAGATTTCCAATGCGATCGGCTTCATCCTCGAGACCGAGTCGGGCGCCTCGTTCGACGCCGCCACTCGATCAGGCGACATCAATAAGCTCATGGCACCCGCGACGTCCCGCAGCTCCTGGCCGAACACATTCCGCCAGGCGCGGCTCGTGCCGGCGGTCGAATACATCCAGGCGATGCGCGCGCGCACGCTCCTCCTGCGGCTGTTCGACGACTTCATGTCGAAGTACGACGCGCTCCTCGAACCCGGCACGGGCGGCACCCTCGGCGCGACGAATCTCACCGGGCATCCGGCGATCGCGCTGAAGTGCGGCTTCATCGGCGGCCTGCCGCGACCTCTCATGCTGACCGGACGGCTGTACGAAGAAGCGACGATCTGCCGCATCGCCCTGGCATTCGAGCAGGCGACCGAATGGAAGGACCGCCACCCGTCATTAACCGCGTAG
- a CDS encoding S9 family peptidase encodes MPNRMGLLTNVRLRSWRSAILLCAVAAAGIGFSPARSVPMSRQGTAARGAGRALTIEDYYRIKTIGSPELSPDGRWVAFTVGTRIEETNGNRSEVWLVAADASSPERRVSAEGADSSGPQWTDDNRLRFSAGGRSYLVDPGAPDKITETAAAAPGGGRGGGRGGAGRGGGAAPTTSPDGKWVAAVRNTPPAKRDPVFESDFARRHEERFKGFEIDWLDYKRDGAPWPVPNRVDPNVTPPQEVFLTAADKTEKQLTRLGLRPAGLQWNKDGTELLFTADSGYRNERAYGRSDVWAVTLDGRTRTLTSNPAYSYANARYSPDGRLILATRDFALDMVIAKKLDHGGPVDLIVMPAAGGQERNLTADWDYLPAGPQWSPDGKYVYFTGGVGGTTHLFRVPAAGGAVEQVTRGERRIGGLSFDRNMTKMAYTVGRFEAPSEIFIANIDGSGGKQLTHIFDPLVAEVAFSRAERLNFKSADGTPVEGWLLYPYGYRPKGGLYPLIVSNHGGPHSAVGYGFDFKSQYFAANGYFVLEVNFRSSTGYGEKFLWATWGSWGTKDGQDVMAGIDYAVKNYPVGANRVATIGHSYGGFMSNWLITQYPDRFAAACVGAGISNWISDYGLADIARTKETEFYGTPWDPKAREIMIRQSPLTYANRVKAATLFIHGEVDHRVPFEEGEQMYFALKKNGVPAKMIQYAGQPHGIAGHWNQVHRMLHERAWLDTYLKGSR; translated from the coding sequence GTGCCTAATAGGATGGGTCTACTAACGAATGTGCGTCTTCGCTCCTGGAGGTCTGCGATACTGCTCTGTGCCGTCGCCGCCGCGGGAATCGGGTTTTCCCCAGCCCGGTCTGTGCCGATGTCGCGACAGGGTACGGCGGCCCGCGGCGCGGGGCGCGCGCTCACGATAGAGGACTATTACCGGATCAAGACCATCGGATCTCCCGAACTCTCTCCCGACGGCCGCTGGGTTGCGTTTACCGTCGGCACACGCATCGAGGAGACCAACGGCAACAGGAGCGAGGTCTGGCTTGTCGCTGCCGATGCGTCGTCCCCGGAACGCCGGGTGAGCGCCGAGGGCGCCGATTCGAGTGGGCCGCAGTGGACCGACGACAATCGCCTTCGGTTCAGCGCCGGCGGGCGCTCGTACCTCGTTGATCCGGGTGCGCCGGACAAGATTACAGAGACCGCAGCCGCCGCGCCGGGCGGAGGAAGAGGCGGCGGCCGCGGCGGCGCCGGGCGTGGCGGCGGTGCAGCACCGACTACGTCCCCCGACGGCAAGTGGGTCGCGGCGGTGCGCAACACTCCTCCGGCGAAGCGCGACCCCGTCTTTGAATCCGATTTTGCCAGAAGGCATGAGGAGCGCTTCAAGGGATTCGAAATCGACTGGCTGGATTACAAGCGCGACGGCGCGCCCTGGCCGGTGCCGAATCGTGTGGATCCGAACGTGACCCCGCCGCAGGAAGTCTTTCTTACCGCGGCCGACAAAACGGAGAAACAGCTCACGCGGCTGGGGCTCCGGCCTGCCGGCCTGCAGTGGAACAAAGACGGCACGGAACTCCTTTTCACCGCCGACTCGGGATACCGCAATGAAAGGGCCTACGGACGCAGCGACGTCTGGGCCGTCACGCTCGACGGCCGCACCCGGACACTCACTTCGAATCCCGCTTATTCCTATGCAAACGCGCGCTACTCGCCCGATGGGCGCCTGATCCTGGCGACGCGCGATTTTGCGCTCGACATGGTCATCGCCAAAAAGCTTGACCACGGCGGCCCCGTGGATCTCATTGTGATGCCTGCGGCCGGCGGCCAAGAGAGGAATCTCACTGCAGATTGGGACTACCTCCCCGCTGGCCCGCAATGGAGCCCCGACGGCAAGTATGTCTACTTCACGGGCGGCGTGGGCGGCACTACGCATCTCTTCCGCGTCCCCGCGGCTGGAGGCGCGGTCGAGCAGGTTACCAGGGGAGAGCGGCGCATCGGCGGGCTTTCCTTCGATCGCAACATGACGAAGATGGCATACACCGTCGGCCGTTTTGAAGCTCCGTCCGAGATCTTCATAGCCAATATCGACGGCTCCGGGGGAAAGCAGCTTACGCACATCTTTGATCCGCTTGTTGCCGAAGTCGCATTCAGCCGCGCGGAGCGGTTGAACTTCAAGAGCGCGGACGGCACGCCGGTCGAAGGCTGGCTCCTCTATCCGTACGGCTACCGCCCGAAAGGCGGGCTCTACCCGCTCATCGTCAGCAATCACGGCGGGCCGCACAGCGCGGTCGGATATGGATTCGATTTCAAGAGCCAGTACTTCGCGGCCAACGGATATTTTGTCCTCGAGGTGAATTTTCGAAGCTCGACCGGCTATGGTGAGAAGTTCCTCTGGGCTACGTGGGGATCCTGGGGCACGAAAGACGGGCAGGATGTGATGGCCGGGATTGACTATGCCGTCAAGAATTATCCGGTTGGCGCCAACCGCGTCGCCACCATCGGGCACTCTTACGGCGGCTTCATGAGCAACTGGCTGATCACGCAGTACCCGGACCGTTTCGCGGCCGCCTGCGTGGGCGCCGGGATTTCCAACTGGATCAGCGACTACGGCCTCGCCGACATCGCCCGGACCAAGGAAACGGAGTTTTACGGCACCCCTTGGGATCCGAAGGCGCGTGAAATCATGATCCGCCAGTCACCGCTCACGTACGCCAACCGCGTCAAGGCCGCGACGCTCTTCATCCACGGCGAAGTGGATCACCGTGTGCCCTTTGAAGAGGGGGAGCAGATGTACTTCGCCCTTAAGAAGAATGGCGTGCCCGCAAAAATGATTCAGTACGCCGGCCAGCCGCACGGAATTGCCGGCCACTGGAACCAGGTGCACCGGATGCTTCACGAACGAGCCTGGCTGGACACCTATCTCAAAGGAAGCCGCTGA